The genomic interval TGTACTTTGTGTTCATGATGGCCGGAGCCATGGGCTACCGTGTGCCCGAAACCGGCTGGAAACCCGCCGGTTGGACCCCGCCCGCACCCAGCGCCAGCAACAGCATGATCACCCAGCGCCACGTGCACGTCAGCAAGGTCTGGAGCATTCCCCAGTTCTGGCTGGTGTGGATGGTGCTGTGCATGAACGTCAGCGCCGGTATCGGCGTGATCGGCATGGCCTCGCCCATGCTGCAAGAGGTGTTTGGCGGCTCGCTGATCGGCCTGACGCAGAAGTACGGCGAGCTGGACAAAACCCAGCTGGCAGCGATTGCCACCGTGGCGGCGGGCTTTACCGCGCTGCTGAGTCTGTTCAACATCGGTGGGCGCTTTGTGTGGGCCAGCCTGTCCGACAAGCTGGGCCGCAAGATCACCTACGTGGTGTTCTTTGTGCTGGGCGGTGCCATGTACTTCAGCGTGCCCGGCAGCGCCGCCGCCGGCAGCATCCTGTTGTTTGTGGCCGCGCTGTGCGTGATTCTGAGCATGTACGGCGGCGGCTTTGCCACCGTGCCCGCCTACCTGGCCGACCTGTTTGGCACGCAAATGGTGGGTGCCATCCATGGCCGCCTGCTGACCGCCTGGGCCACCGCCGGCGTGCTGGGCCCTGTCGTGGTGAATTACATGCGGGAATACCAGCTGGGCCTGGGCTTGCCGCGCGAACAGGTTTATAACCAGACCATGTACATCCTGATGGGCATGCTGGCGGTGGGCCTGGTGTGCAACCTGCTGATCCGCCCGGTGGCCGACAAGTACTTTATGACCGATGCCGAACTCGCCGTAGAAAAACGCCTGGCGCATGAAAAAGCCGCCGGTTCCGAGCTGCGCGGCAGTGGCACCGGCAGCCGCACTGCGGTGAATCCGGCCTTCGTGGCGATGGCTTGGATGGCGGTGGCCTTGCCCCTGGGTTGGGGCATCTACCGCACGCTGCTTAGCGTGGCCAAATTTTTCCATTGACACTGCAACCAGAAGAGAGCGTCCATCGCCCCCATAGGCTAGCCCCACCATGACACCTGACAACACCTTCGAAGCCGTTGCGACGGCAGTGGCTGCCCACCAGCACCTGCCCGGCGCGCTCATGCCCATGCTGCACGCGGTGCAGGATGCCGTGGGCTACATCCCCGCCGATGCGGTGCCCACCATCGCCAAGGCGCTGAACCTGTCCACCGCCGAGGTACACGGTGTGGTCACCTACTACCACCACTTCCGCTCTGCGCCTGCGGGCCGCCAGGTGGTGCAGATCTGCCGGGCCGAGTCCTGCCAGTCCATGGGGGGCGAGCAGCTGTGGGCCCACGCCTGCGTGCGCCTGGGCCTGCATGGCGACCACCCCGGCACCACGCCAGACGGCGCGGTGACGCTGGAGCCCGTGTACTGCCTGGGCCTGTGCGCCTCGTCCCCGGCCATGGTGGTCGATGACAAGCTGCATGCGCGCATGAATATCCAAAAATTCGACCGCCTGGTCGCCCAGGCCGGGAGCGCAGCATGATTATTTACGTCCCCTGTGATTCGGCCTCGCTGGCCGTGGGCGCCGACGAAGTGGCCCTGGCCGTCCAGGCCGAGGCCGACCGGCGTGGCCTGGCCATCGAGTTGCGCCGCAACAGCTCGCGCGGCCTGTTCTGGCTGGAGCCGCTGGTCGAGGTGGTCACGCCCGCAGGCCGTATCGCCTTTGGCCCGGTGGCCGTGGAAGACGTGGCCAGCCTGTTCGATGCCGATTGGTCGTCCAGCCACCCGCTGCACCTGGGCCGCCCGGAAGACATGCCCTTCCTGCAAAAGCAGGAGCGGCTGACTTTCGCCCGCATGGGTATCACGCGCCCGCTGTCGCTGGCCGACTACGAGGCTTTTGAGGGCTTTGCCGGTTTGCGCAAAGCCCTGCAGGTCAGCCCCGCCGAGGTGGTGCAGCAGGTGCTGGACTCGGGCCTGCGGGGCCGGGGCGGAGCGGCCTTTCCGGCGGGCATCAAATGGAAGACCGTGGCCGCCGTCCAGGCTACGAACAACCAGGCCGCGCAAAAGTACATCGTCTGCAATGCCGACGAGGGCGATTCGGGCACCTACTCGGACCGCATGACCATGGAGGGCGATCCCTTCATGCTCATCGAGGGCATGGCCATTGCGGCGGTGGCCACCGGGGCCACGCAGGGCTACGTGTACATCCGCTCCGAGTACCCGCACGCCGTGGCCACCATGCGCCGCGCGATTGAATTGGCCACTGCCGCAGGCTTTTTGGGCGACAAGCTGCTGGGCAGCGCGCACAGCTTCCACCTGCACGTGCGCATGGCCGCCGGTTCGTATGTGTGCGGCGAAGAAACCGCCATGCTGGAGAGCCTGGAGGGCAAGCGCGGCATCGTGCGCGCCAAGCCGCCGCTGCCCGCGCTCAGCGGCCTGTTTGGCAAGCCCACGGTGATCAACAACGTGATCACGCTGGCATCTGTGCCCATCATCCTGGCGCGCGGCGCGGCCTTCTACCGCAACTATGGCGTGGGCCGTTCGCACGGCACCTTGCCCATCCAGCTGGCGGGCAATATCAAACACGGCGGCCTGGTGGAAAAAGCCTTTGGCGTGACCCTGCGCGAGCTGATGTTTGATTTTGGCGGTGGCTCGGCCAGTGGCCGCCCCATCAAGGCGGTGCAGGTGGGCGGGCCGCTGGGCGCGTACGTGCCCGAATCGCAGTGGGACATTCCACTGGACTACGAGGCCTACGCAGCGGTAGGCGCGGTGGTGGGCCACGGCGGCATCGTGGTGCACGACGACCGGGCCAACATGGCGCGGCTGGCCCGCTACGCCATGGAGTTCTGCGCCATCGAGTCCTGCGGCAAGTGCACGCCCTGCCGCATTGGCTCCACCCGCGGGGTCGAGGTGATAGACCGCATCCGCGACGGTGAAAACCGGCCCCAGCAGGTGGCCCTGCTGCGCGACCTGTGCGACACCATGGTCCACGGCTCGCTGTGCGCCATGGGCGGCATGACACCGTTCCCGGTGCTGTCGGCACTGAACCACTACCCCCAAGACTTCGGTCTGCCCGTTTAATCGCCTGGAGCAAACCATGCACACCCATACAGAAATTGACTTCGGCACCCCCCTGCGCACCTCCACGCAAGAGGTCACGCTAGAGATCGACGGCGAATCCGTCACCGTGCCCGCAGGCACCTCGCTGATGCGCGCGGCAGTGGACGCGGGCATCAACGTGCCCAAGCTCTGCGCCACCGACAGCCTGGAGCCGTTTGGCTCTTGCCGCCTGTGCCTGGTGGAAGTGGAGGGCCGCAAGGGCTACCCGGCATCCTGCACCACGCTGGTCGAATCCGGCATGAAAGTGCGCACCCAAAGCCCCAAGCTGCAGGAACTGCGCAAGGGCGTGATGGAGCTGTACATCTCTGACCACCCCCTCGACTGCCTGACCTGCGCCGCCAACGGCGACTGCGAGCTGCAGGACATGGCGGGTGTGACCGGCCTGCGCGAAGTGCGTTACGGCATGGAGGGTGCCAACCACTTCCATGCCAAGAAGGACGAGTCCAACCCGTACTTCACCTACGACCCGGCCAAGTGCATCGTCTGCAACCGCTGCGTGCGCGCCTGCGAAGAAACCCAGGGCACGTTTGCGCTGACCATCTCGGGCCGGGGTTTTGAGTCCCGCGTGTCGGCCGGGCAAGACCAGCCGTTCATGGAATCGGACTGCGTGAGCTGCGGGGCCTGCGTCTCGGCCTGCCCCACCGCCACCCTGCAGGAAAAAACCGTCATCATGATGGGCCAGCCCGAGCACAGCAAGATCACCACCTGCGCCTACTGCGGCGTGGGCTGCGCCTTCAAGGCCGAAATGAAGGGCAATGAAGTCGTGCGCATGGTGCCGTGGAAAGACGGCAAGGCCAACGACGGCCACTCCTGCGTCAAAGGCCGCTTCGCCTGGGGCTACGCCACCCACAAGGACCGCATCACCACCCCGATGATCCGCAAGAGCATCACCGACCCCTGGCAGGTGGTGGGCTGGGACGAAGCCATTGGCTACGCCGCCAGCGAGTTCCGCCGCATCCAGGCCAAGCATGGGCGCGACTCCATCGGCGGCATCACCTCGTCGCGCTGCACCAACGAAGAAACCTACCTGGTGCAAAAGCTGGTGCGCGCCGCCTTTGGCAACAACAACGTGGACACCTGCGCCCGGGTTTGCCACTCGCCCACCGGCTACGGCCTGGGCCAGACCTTTGGCACCTCGGCCGGTACCCAGACCTTCAAGTCGGTAGAGCAGGCCGACGTGATCATGGTCATCGGTGCCAACCCCACCGACGGCCACCCGGTGTTTGCCTCGCGCATGAAAAAGCGCCTGCGCGAAGGTGCCAAGCTGATCA from Comamonadaceae bacterium OS-1 carries:
- the hndC gene encoding NADP-reducing hydrogenase subunit HndC, giving the protein MIIYVPCDSASLAVGADEVALAVQAEADRRGLAIELRRNSSRGLFWLEPLVEVVTPAGRIAFGPVAVEDVASLFDADWSSSHPLHLGRPEDMPFLQKQERLTFARMGITRPLSLADYEAFEGFAGLRKALQVSPAEVVQQVLDSGLRGRGGAAFPAGIKWKTVAAVQATNNQAAQKYIVCNADEGDSGTYSDRMTMEGDPFMLIEGMAIAAVATGATQGYVYIRSEYPHAVATMRRAIELATAAGFLGDKLLGSAHSFHLHVRMAAGSYVCGEETAMLESLEGKRGIVRAKPPLPALSGLFGKPTVINNVITLASVPIILARGAAFYRNYGVGRSHGTLPIQLAGNIKHGGLVEKAFGVTLRELMFDFGGGSASGRPIKAVQVGGPLGAYVPESQWDIPLDYEAYAAVGAVVGHGGIVVHDDRANMARLARYAMEFCAIESCGKCTPCRIGSTRGVEVIDRIRDGENRPQQVALLRDLCDTMVHGSLCAMGGMTPFPVLSALNHYPQDFGLPV